One part of the Glycine max cultivar Williams 82 chromosome 14, Glycine_max_v4.0, whole genome shotgun sequence genome encodes these proteins:
- the LOC121173458 gene encoding exocyst complex component EXO70B1-like has product MKHLERKWVAESKHLGERRYFFMMNNWRLVELCAEKSGLDVDCFKKYTAKIQQNLKLYQRSSWNVVLDLLKLENDDRFVEPNANAESMKDKLKLFNNHFKDLCSIQSRWVAFDMQLREQIMKSLENILLPAYGNFIGRFQDILGKHAYEYIRYGMFDIQDQINHLFLGTKPMNQYIKETERLLKFVSQTMCSSKKTYGV; this is encoded by the coding sequence ATGAAGCATTTGGAGAGAAAATGGGTGGCAGAGAGCAAACATTTGGGAGAAAGACGGTACTTTTTCATGATGAATAATTGGAGGTTGGTGGAGCTATGTGCCGAAAAGTCGGGGTTAGACGTTGATTGTTTCAAAAAATACACAgcaaaaattcaacaaaaccTCAAACTTTATCAAAGAAGCTCTTGGAATGTGGTGCTAGACTTGTTGAAGCTAGAGAACGATGATCGGTTTGTGGAGCCTAATGCTAACGCAGAGTCTATGAAAGACAAgctcaaattgttcaacaaCCACTTTAAGGATCTATGTAGCATTCAATCTAGATGGGTTGCCTTTGATATGCAGCTAAGGGAACAAATAATGAAGTCGCTAGAAAACATTTTGTTGCCAGCATATGGAAACTTCATTGGGAGGTTCCAAGATATTCTTGGTAAACATGCTTATGAGTATATTAGATACGGAATGTTTGATATTCAAGACCAAATCAACCATTTGTTTCTCGGAACCAAGCCAATGAATCAGTACATAAAAGAGACAGAGAGACTCTTAAAGTTTGTATCTCAAACCATGTGTAGTTCTAAAAAGACTTATGGGGTGTAA
- the LOC102667375 gene encoding uncharacterized protein yields the protein MTSLTIQMARWLKKEAVWRYVGFVSTILGLLCYGLSSSFNSLFGEWSLLKIFLYSVFSLFICLWSLFPKVWQYSTSLRLKAHLAFLVLTITSVYSYFADKVVNRKPDAYSLISSAAFAIVSLSLSRQTECGFEVDFLYFFLGCLIVQLLKIKLALVIVGVGFSYALIILRSSLYTTPYQNLGVQDEHSVVIDVNSLRTDNASIMPQLMTCIRALPQGNSNVTNMLSKLVKEYLEDNSKPVVIDSNFVIDALPWGKINDLRKTIKLVIGVGFAQECYEVYCNWRRESLKECLINLLGLPEINVEKSRLLAFEDYILRRRIKAIQVALRTLIPSERRLCDSVFEGFSSLADLCFTDICRGTLMS from the coding sequence ATGACTTCTTTGACCATCCAGATGGCGAGATGGCTGAAGAAGGAAGCAGTATGGAGATATGTGGGGTTCGTTTCAACTATTCTTGGACTACTCTGTTATGGTCTCAGCTCCTCCTTCAACTCTCTCTTCGGAGAGTGGAGCTTGTTGAAGATCTTTCTTTACAGTGTTTTTAGTCTCTTCATCTGCCTTTGGAGTCTTTTTCCAAAGGTATGGCAATACTCAACTAGTCTCCGACTCAAAGCTCATTTAGCATTCTTGGTTTTGACCATTACATCTGTGTATTCCTATTTTGCGGATAAAGTTGTGAATCGAAAACCAGATGCATATAGCTTGATTTCTTCTGCTGCCTTTGCTATCGTGTCCCTCAGCCTGTCAAGGCAAACTGAGTGTGGATTTGAAGtggattttctttattttttcctgGGATGTCTAATAGTACAACTCTTGAAGATTAAATTGGCATTAGTTATTGTTGGAGTAGGTTTCAGCTATGCCCTTATTATTCTTCGTTCCTCTTTATATACCACGCCATACCAGAATCTTGGAGTCCAGGATGAGCATTCAGTAGTGATTGATGTCAATTCGCTACGTACAGATAATGCTAGTATCATGCCACAACTCATGACTTGTATCAGGGCACTTCCGCAGGGCAATTCAAATGTCACCAACATGCTTTCTAAGCTTGTGAAGGAATACCTTGAAGATAATTCCAAACCAGTAGTAATTGACAGTAACTTTGTGATTGATGCGCTACCTTGGGGAAAAATCAATGACCTTCGCAAAACTATAAAGCTGGTAATCGGCGTTGGGTTTGCACAGGAGTGCTACGAGGTGTACTGTAATTGGCGGAGGGAAAGCTTAAAGGAGtgcttaataaatttattaggcTTGCCAGAGATCAATGTGGAGAAAAGTAGATTGTTGGCATTTGAAGATTACATTCTTAGAAGACGTATTAAGGCTATCCAGGTCGCTCTTAGAACACTAATTCCCAGTGAGCGACGACTCTGTGATAGCGTCTTCGAGGGGTTCTCTTCTCTGGCTGATCTTTGTTTCACTGATATTTGTCGGGGAACCTTAATGTCATGA
- the LOC100788866 gene encoding exocyst complex component EXO70B1: MTLLAIKMTRWLTQVAVWRFVGFVSTIVGLVCYGLSSSFNYLFGEWSLLKIFLYSGFSLFICLGNLFAKVCRPSTSTSLRFKAHSSFLVLTITSVYSYFADKAMNGKPDVYSLISCVSFAIMSFSLSRQTQCGFEVDLFYFFLGCLIVLLLKIKFALAVVGVGFSYSLIILRSSLDTALHHNLGAQVDQLASTTDTSAVVLFVDQLGRTDIDVAAVQDIVVEGQRDNAQRDNASMMQQLMACIEVLRQGNSNLTNMLLEHTKEYFDDKSELAGVDHNFVIDALPSGKINDLEETIKLMVDDGLEKECCDVYCNWRRESLEQCIINLLRLQGINIEEKLEQREFQYYILRWIKAVNVAHRILFPSERRLCDCIFSRFSSVAALCFNEVCRGALIQLLNFAEAVASGSPSEWRLSKILDMFETLRDLIPEFQSLFPESMVKEVMKVHDKLGEASRVIFMNMENVIFHIPETKVIAPADGRVHLMTKHVIRYLVFTSRAQKILEQILEQYPKFANEVAKSNSVSDQIDQVIKRLETELVTVSKNYDKPALRYFFLMNNWRCVELEAIKLRLNLGCFHKDTTKVQQNLELYQSSSWNMVLNFLKLENNELVEPNANAESLKGSLNLFNMHFKDICSTQSRWLAFDKQLSEKIIMSLQHILLPAYGNFIEKLQDVLGIHASEYIKYGLFDIKDQLNHLFLGSMPMNQYLKDKEKLLKLA, translated from the coding sequence ATGACGCTTTTGGCCATCAAAATGACTAGATGGCTGACTCAGGTAGCGGTATGGagatttgttggttttgtttcaACTATTGTTGGACTTGTTTGTTACGGTCTCAGCTCCTCCTTCAACTACCTATTTGGAGAGTGGAGCTTGTTGAAGATCTTTCTTTACAGTGGTTTTAGTCTCTTCATCTGCCTTGGGAATCTGTTTGCAAAGGTATGTCGACCCTCAACCTCAACGAGTCTCCGATTCAAAGCTCATTCATCATTCTTGGTTTTGACCATCACATCTGTGTATTCCTATTTTGCTGACAAAGCTATGAATGGAAAACCAGATGTATATAGCTTGATTTCATGTGTTTCCTTTGCTATCATGTCGTTCAGCCTCTCAAGGCAAACTCAGTGTGGATTTGAAGtggatcttttttattttttccttggatgtttaattgtattacTCTTGAAGATTAAATTTGCATTAGCTGTTGTTGGAGTAGGATTCAGCTATTCCCTTATTATTCTTCGTTCCTCTTTAGACACCGCATTGCACCATAATCTTGGGGCCCAAGTTGATCAACTGGCTAGTACTACTGATACTTCTGCAGTAGTGCTTTTCGTTGATCAACTGGGCCGTACTGATATTGATGTAGCAGCAGTGCAAGATATCGTTGTCGAAGGGCAACGGGATAATGCACAACGTGATAATGCTAGTATGATGCAACAACTCATGGCTTGCATTGAAGTTCTTAGGCAGGGCAATTCGAATctcaccaacatgcttttgGAGCATACAAAAGAATACTTTGATGATAAATCAGAACTAGCTGGTGTGGACCATAACTTTGTGATTGATGCGCTACCATCTGGAAAAATCAACGACCTTGAGGAAACCATAAAGCTCATGGTGGACGATGGACTTGAGAAAGAGTGCTGCGATGTGTACTGTAATTGGCGGAGGGAAAGCTTAGAGCAGtgcataataaatttattacggTTACAAGGGATCAACATCGAGGAAAAACTTGAACAGAGGGAATTTCAATATTACATTTTAAGATGGATTAAAGCTGTCAATGTTGCTCATAGGATACTATTTCCCAGTGAGCGACGACTCTGTGATTGCATCTTCTCGAGGTTCTCTTCTGTTGCTGCTCTTTGTTTCAATGAGGTTTGTAGGGGAGCCCTGATTCAATTGCTCAATTTTGCTGAAGCTGTTGCAAGTGGAAGCCCTTCAGAGTGGCGTTTGTCCAAAATCCTTGACATGTTTGAGACATTGCGTGACCTGATTCCTGAGTTTCAATCGTTGTTTCCTGAGTCAATGGTAAAGGAAGTAATGAAAGTCCATGACAAATTAGGTGAGGCAAGCAGGGTCATTTTCATGAACATGGAAAATGTGATTTTCCATATCCCAGAGACCAAGGTAATTGCCCCGGCAGATGGCAGGGTTCACCTAATGACCAAACACGTCATTCGCTACCTCGTTTTTACTAGTCGGGCACAAAAGATCTTGGAGCAAATTTTAGAACAATACCCCAAGTTTGCTAATGAAGTGGCAAAATCTAATTCAGTTTCTGATCAGATTGATCAAGTAATTAAGCGATTGGAGACAGAACTTGTCACAGTGTCCAAAAACTACGACAAGCCTGCTTTGCGTTACTTTTTCTTGATGAATAATTGGAGGTGTGTAGAGCTAGAGGCAATTAAGTTGAGATTAAACCTTGGTTGTTTCCATAAAGACACAACAAAAGTGCAACAAAACCTCGAACTTTATCAAAGTAGTTCTTGGAATATGGTGCTAAACTTTTTGAAGCTAGAGAACAACGAGCTAGTGGAGCCTAATGCGAACGCAGAGTCACTGAAAGGCAGCCTCAATTTGTTCAACATGCACTTCAAGGATATATGTAGCACTCAATCTAGATGGCTTGCCTTTGATAAGCAGctaagtgaaaaaataataatgtcacTCCAACACATCTTGTTGCCAGCATATGGGAACTTCATTGAGAAGTTGCAAGATGTTCTTGGTATACATGCTTCTGAGTATATTAAATATGGATTGTTTGATATTAAAGACCAACTCAACCATTTGTTTCTTGGAAGCATGCCAATGAATCAGTATCTGAAAGACAAGGAAAAATTGTTAAAGCTTGCATAA